A section of the Streptomyces sp. Je 1-369 genome encodes:
- a CDS encoding phosphocholine-specific phospholipase C, translating to MTPEISRRRLMAIGGGALGVAAVGSFLPPSLQEALAHEPPAHGGLDKIEHVVILMQENRSFDHYFGSLRGVRGFGDRNAIRLPGGTSVFEQPSALRTILPFPVRQAAETQKKDLQYIGALDHSWSGGAKAWHDGWMDGWVTAKTAATMAYYTREDIPLHYELADTFTVCDAYHSSIHTSTSPNRNHLWSGKTGYEPNGKRAVGNDAYAEGTHPGYGWGTYAERLEKAGVSWQTYTEWENFTDNQIEFFTTFKAIARKALAKTGLTYMEAFYAKVRDAKDEAERTKLLATLEEGVATLNKRERSLFERGLRRVPTGKLAEEFADDVARGKLAKVSYLVPSALDSEHPSVSSPIHSATIVYKVLDALASHPDVWRRTAVFINYDENDGFFDHVPPPVPGGDSAEEREERWEGKPTGLGARVPMLVVSPWTVGGYVCSEVFDHTSVVRFLEKWTGVREPNISAWRRKVTGDLTGAFDFRRGHRRPDVEQPGAIPPFSGRWNPQPPLKQSMPVQEPGVRRARPLPYQPDADAGPAEDGTLTVRLRNGGSSSAHFALYPYAGEFPIPQHQDVVRKGSWTVPVPGDTYAFTVVGPNGFRREFAGATDGGGKEGHGKDGGARVASAITRREIHLTLANRGRRDLVFTVEPLGYVDASDVRSRTRTVRVKARSSRTIAWHTADEHGWYDVEVTADGDAAFRRRLMGHIENGRASVSG from the coding sequence GTGACTCCGGAGATTTCGCGCAGACGCCTGATGGCGATCGGCGGCGGCGCGCTCGGCGTCGCCGCCGTCGGCTCGTTCCTGCCGCCCTCGCTGCAGGAGGCGCTCGCGCACGAGCCGCCGGCCCACGGCGGCCTCGACAAGATCGAGCACGTGGTCATCCTGATGCAGGAGAACCGGTCGTTCGACCACTACTTCGGTTCCCTGCGCGGCGTGCGCGGCTTCGGCGACCGCAACGCGATACGCCTCCCCGGCGGCACCTCGGTCTTCGAGCAGCCGAGCGCCCTGCGCACCATCCTGCCGTTCCCCGTGCGGCAGGCCGCCGAGACGCAGAAGAAGGACCTCCAGTACATCGGCGCGCTCGACCACTCCTGGAGCGGCGGCGCCAAGGCCTGGCACGACGGCTGGATGGACGGCTGGGTCACCGCCAAGACGGCCGCCACCATGGCGTACTACACGCGCGAGGACATCCCGCTGCACTACGAACTCGCCGACACCTTCACCGTCTGCGACGCCTACCACTCGTCCATCCACACCTCCACCAGCCCCAACCGCAACCACCTGTGGAGCGGCAAGACCGGATACGAGCCGAACGGCAAACGGGCCGTCGGCAACGACGCGTACGCCGAGGGCACGCACCCGGGGTACGGCTGGGGCACGTACGCCGAGCGCCTGGAGAAGGCGGGCGTGAGCTGGCAGACGTACACCGAGTGGGAGAACTTCACCGACAACCAGATCGAGTTCTTCACCACCTTCAAGGCCATCGCCCGCAAGGCCCTGGCCAAGACGGGCCTCACCTACATGGAGGCCTTCTACGCCAAGGTGCGCGACGCGAAGGACGAGGCAGAGCGCACCAAGCTGCTCGCCACCCTGGAGGAGGGTGTCGCCACGCTGAACAAGCGGGAACGGTCCCTCTTCGAGCGCGGTCTGCGGCGCGTGCCCACCGGCAAGCTCGCCGAGGAGTTCGCCGACGACGTCGCACGCGGCAAGCTGGCCAAGGTCAGCTATCTGGTGCCGTCCGCCCTGGACTCCGAGCACCCCAGCGTCTCCTCACCCATCCACAGCGCCACCATCGTCTACAAGGTCCTGGACGCCCTCGCCTCGCACCCCGACGTCTGGCGCCGCACCGCCGTCTTCATCAACTACGACGAGAACGACGGTTTCTTCGACCACGTACCGCCGCCCGTGCCCGGCGGCGACTCCGCCGAGGAGCGGGAGGAGCGCTGGGAGGGCAAGCCGACGGGGCTCGGCGCGCGCGTGCCGATGCTCGTCGTCTCGCCGTGGACCGTCGGCGGGTACGTCTGCTCCGAAGTCTTCGACCACACTTCCGTCGTGCGCTTCCTGGAGAAGTGGACCGGCGTGCGGGAGCCCAACATCAGCGCCTGGCGCCGCAAGGTCACCGGCGACCTCACCGGCGCCTTCGACTTCCGGCGCGGCCACCGGCGGCCCGACGTCGAGCAGCCGGGCGCCATCCCCCCGTTCAGTGGCCGCTGGAACCCGCAGCCGCCCCTGAAGCAGTCCATGCCGGTCCAGGAACCGGGCGTCCGCCGCGCCCGCCCGCTGCCCTACCAGCCCGACGCCGACGCCGGGCCGGCCGAGGACGGCACGCTCACGGTGCGGCTGCGCAACGGCGGCAGCTCCAGCGCCCACTTCGCGCTCTACCCGTACGCCGGTGAGTTCCCGATCCCGCAGCATCAGGACGTCGTCCGCAAGGGCTCGTGGACCGTGCCGGTGCCGGGGGACACGTACGCCTTCACCGTCGTCGGCCCGAACGGCTTCCGGCGCGAGTTCGCGGGGGCGACGGATGGCGGAGGCAAGGAGGGGCACGGCAAGGACGGCGGGGCGCGGGTCGCCTCCGCCATCACCCGGCGCGAGATCCACCTCACGCTGGCCAACCGCGGCCGCCGCGACCTCGTCTTCACGGTCGAGCCGCTCGGATACGTGGACGCATCGGACGTCCGCTCGCGGACGCGCACCGTCCGCGTCAAGGCCCGCAGCAGCCGTACGATCGCGTGGCACACCGCCGACGAGCACGGCTGGTACGACGTCGAGGTGACCGCCGACGGCGACGCCGCCTTCCGGCGGCGGCTGATGGGGCACATCGAGAACGGACGCGCGAGCGTCTCGGGCTGA
- a CDS encoding MMPL family transporter, protein MAALARWCVRHRLVVVLLWLLALGGAATAAAVAGSAYSNDYEVPGTESGRATQLLNENFHGLGGDSDTVVWHTGPGASVRAADVEQTMSDALGKIAEQPAVASVSGPYDDGSTSRISQDGRTAYATVTFREQADDIDKADAQAVVDTAKAAASDRLQVELGGTAVGLTESKSAQVAEVVGVAVAAVVLFLAFGSLAASALPIATALVSVGTAYAGIVLLGHLMTVADFAPMLGTLIGLGVGIDYALFIVTRHRKGLKRGLPVAVAAERAVATTGRAVVFAGATVCIALLGMLILRLGFLNGVAVAASLTVVLTVAASVTLLPALLGWIGPRALSRRERRRIATHGPEPELPTGFAARWAAFVERHPKVLGAVAVLVMAVLALPTLGLHLGTSDQGNNPAKATTRQAYDLLADGFGPGVNGPLTLVGDVYGAGGRVALDDLVTTLKSTEGIASVSPVTYDDGGRAAFLTVVPDSAPQSEATSALVDRLREDVLPRAEADRSLDLRVGGVTASYDDFAEVIVGKLPLFVGVVIGLGCVLLLLAFRSVGIPLKAAAMNVAAVASAFGVVVAIFQWGWGSELLGLGRAGPIEPFLPVIMVSVLFGLSMDYQVFLVSRMYEEWLASGDNRRAVRVGLAETSRVINSAAVIMISVFLAFVLSGDRVIAMFGIALAAAVALDAFVLRTLLVPALMHLLGGANWWLPRGLDRLLPRISIEPPECRSNTGGASAKIPGERDAVDDVSGPKEQDVRDIAGRGR, encoded by the coding sequence GTGGCAGCACTTGCCCGCTGGTGCGTCAGGCACCGCCTCGTCGTCGTCCTGCTGTGGCTCCTCGCCCTGGGCGGCGCCGCGACCGCCGCGGCCGTCGCCGGATCCGCGTACTCGAACGACTACGAAGTGCCGGGCACCGAGTCCGGTCGCGCGACCCAGCTCCTGAACGAGAACTTCCACGGCCTCGGCGGCGACAGCGACACCGTGGTCTGGCACACCGGACCCGGCGCCTCCGTCCGCGCCGCCGACGTCGAGCAGACGATGTCCGACGCCCTCGGCAAGATCGCCGAGCAGCCCGCCGTGGCGTCCGTCTCCGGACCGTACGACGACGGGAGCACGAGCCGGATCAGCCAGGACGGCCGTACGGCGTACGCCACCGTCACCTTCCGCGAGCAGGCCGACGACATCGACAAGGCCGACGCGCAGGCCGTCGTCGACACCGCGAAGGCCGCCGCATCCGACCGGCTCCAGGTCGAGCTTGGCGGCACCGCCGTCGGGCTCACCGAGTCCAAGAGCGCCCAGGTCGCCGAGGTCGTCGGAGTGGCCGTCGCCGCCGTCGTCCTCTTCCTCGCCTTCGGCTCCCTCGCCGCGTCCGCCCTGCCCATCGCCACCGCCCTGGTCTCCGTCGGCACCGCGTACGCGGGCATAGTGCTGCTCGGCCACCTGATGACCGTCGCCGACTTCGCACCGATGCTCGGCACCCTCATCGGCCTCGGCGTCGGCATCGATTACGCCCTCTTCATCGTCACCAGACACCGCAAGGGCCTCAAACGCGGCCTGCCCGTCGCCGTCGCCGCCGAACGCGCCGTCGCCACCACCGGACGCGCCGTCGTCTTCGCGGGCGCCACCGTCTGCATCGCCCTCCTCGGCATGCTCATCCTGCGGCTCGGCTTCCTCAACGGCGTCGCCGTCGCCGCCTCGCTGACCGTCGTCCTCACCGTCGCCGCGTCCGTCACCCTGCTGCCCGCCCTCCTCGGCTGGATCGGCCCGCGCGCCCTCAGCCGCCGCGAACGCCGCAGGATCGCCACCCACGGACCCGAACCCGAGCTGCCGACCGGGTTCGCCGCCCGCTGGGCCGCCTTCGTGGAGCGCCACCCCAAGGTGCTCGGCGCCGTCGCGGTCCTCGTCATGGCCGTACTCGCGCTGCCCACGCTCGGCCTGCACCTGGGCACGTCCGACCAGGGCAACAACCCGGCGAAGGCCACGACACGGCAGGCGTACGACCTGCTCGCCGACGGGTTCGGGCCCGGCGTGAACGGCCCCCTCACCCTGGTGGGCGACGTCTACGGAGCGGGCGGCCGAGTCGCCCTCGACGACCTCGTCACCACGCTGAAGTCGACCGAAGGCATCGCCTCCGTCAGCCCGGTGACGTACGACGACGGCGGCCGCGCCGCCTTCCTCACCGTCGTCCCCGACTCGGCACCGCAGTCCGAGGCGACCAGCGCCCTCGTCGACCGGCTCCGCGAGGACGTCCTGCCGAGGGCCGAGGCGGACCGCTCCCTGGATCTGCGGGTCGGCGGCGTCACCGCGAGCTACGACGACTTCGCCGAGGTCATCGTCGGCAAACTGCCGCTCTTCGTGGGCGTGGTCATCGGGCTCGGCTGCGTCCTGCTCCTGCTCGCCTTCCGCTCCGTCGGCATCCCCCTCAAGGCCGCCGCGATGAACGTCGCCGCCGTCGCCTCCGCCTTCGGCGTCGTCGTCGCGATCTTCCAGTGGGGGTGGGGGAGTGAACTGCTCGGACTCGGCAGGGCCGGGCCCATCGAGCCCTTCCTCCCCGTGATCATGGTGTCCGTCCTCTTCGGGCTCTCCATGGACTACCAGGTGTTCCTGGTCAGCCGGATGTACGAGGAGTGGCTGGCGAGCGGCGACAACCGGCGGGCCGTCCGCGTGGGGCTCGCCGAGACGAGCCGCGTCATCAACTCCGCCGCCGTCATCATGATCTCGGTCTTCCTCGCCTTCGTCCTCAGCGGCGACCGCGTCATCGCGATGTTCGGCATCGCGCTCGCGGCGGCCGTCGCTCTCGACGCCTTCGTGCTGCGCACGCTGCTCGTGCCGGCCCTGATGCACCTGCTCGGCGGCGCCAACTGGTGGCTGCCGCGCGGCCTCGACCGCCTCCTGCCGCGCATCAGCATCGAGCCGCCCGAATGTCGTTCGAACACGGGCGGCGCATCTGCGAAGATCCCCGGAGAGCGGGACGCAGTCGACGACGTGAGTGGGCCGAAGGAGCAGGATGTTCGCGATATCGCTGGGCGAGGGCGCTGA
- a CDS encoding GNAT family N-acetyltransferase: MFAISLGEGAELRPIEPWQAQEFLEHVERAREYAGPYVPFATTVQDLEGARKHLQTFADKQAADTGRFYGIWLDGTLVGGVLFRIFDTSVDGCEVGVWLEPSAAGRGLVNKASKVLIDWAVDQRGMHRVEWLVSSRNDRSKAAAKRLGFTKDGVLRESFPWQGIRHDMEVWSVLAPEWRALRGDGDAR; the protein is encoded by the coding sequence ATGTTCGCGATATCGCTGGGCGAGGGCGCTGAGCTGCGGCCGATCGAGCCGTGGCAGGCGCAGGAGTTCCTCGAGCACGTCGAGCGGGCGCGGGAGTACGCGGGGCCGTACGTGCCCTTCGCCACGACGGTGCAGGACCTCGAAGGCGCGCGCAAGCACCTCCAGACGTTCGCCGACAAGCAGGCCGCCGACACCGGCCGCTTCTACGGCATCTGGCTGGACGGCACACTCGTCGGCGGCGTCCTCTTCCGGATCTTCGACACCAGCGTGGACGGCTGTGAGGTCGGCGTCTGGCTGGAGCCGTCGGCCGCCGGGCGCGGCCTGGTGAACAAGGCGTCCAAGGTCCTCATCGACTGGGCCGTCGACCAGCGCGGCATGCACCGCGTGGAGTGGCTCGTCTCCTCGCGCAACGACCGCAGCAAGGCGGCCGCCAAGCGGCTCGGCTTCACCAAGGACGGCGTGCTGCGGGAGAGCTTCCCCTGGCAGGGCATCCGGCACGACATGGAGGTCTGGTCCGTCCTCGCGCCGGAGTGGCGGGCGCTGCGCGGCGACGGGGACGCGCGTTAA
- a CDS encoding helix-turn-helix transcriptional regulator, whose product MLAAVETRSVSPVFVGRTDELGVLKEALARATGTPLEGAGGPGPGEPQALLLGGEAGVGKTRLVEEFTAAAEARGAVVAVGGCVEIGADGLPFAPFSTALRALRRLLPDELAAAAEGQEEELAGLLPELAAPAPHGHAHGGRSDEGTARLFELTARLLERLSRDRTVVVALEDLHWADASTRHLLAYLFRTLRGGRLVLLATYRADDIHRRHPLRPLLAELDRLRTVRRVELGRLSKDEVARQMAGILAAEPEPSLVDDVFDRSDGNAFFVEELAVASHGGSCAGLTDSLRDLLLVRVEALPEDTQRVARIVAEGGSTVEYELLAEVAGLGEDDLIEALRAAVGANILLASPDGDGYRFRHSLVREAVSDDLLPGERSRINRRFAEALEADPSLVAADQRAARLAAYWYHAHDAAKALPAVLGASVEARHRHAYSEQLRLLERAMELWDDAPDAVRGELRPADYVEGYPPCGCDPATTPLDYLDLMAEATVAGRLCGERERALKITKRALRLLDEGKDPHRAAWFWISRSRLVSTLGRSDGWDEIAKAEELMRGLPPSEVHAEVLVHRASWGMLHDPGPETLAAAERAVEYARMVKADVIELNARLTRGALLVEAGDPEAGLAEMYEIRDRVVRDGLVTNLSRVHINLPSSLEGVGRSAESVRVGMEGIEFCRKYGLVDTEGWVWANVAESLISLGRWDEAADAVAHTQRCVQSSKPRVSAAERLARMALHRGEYAAATRHMLTAHHHLGTHDPQPQYLLVLLRIALGVAAGEGRILDGRAELERGLVNGLPFGTYKYGWPLLLAAARMEADARGLPAAEPGRPAALARIRGATKSLATPIPLWRAYDEWTRAELLRSEGRDTPADWSTVVTALEPLDRPYDLARARLRLAESVLGPDTTDRERAAGLLRQAADVADRLGARPLSDAITGLAQRARLTLNPAEATRAPDVPADPAEALGLTSRERDVLRLVAVGRSNRQIAEELFISPKTASVHVSNILAKLSVTGRGEAAALAHRLRLFPSALR is encoded by the coding sequence ATGCTCGCGGCTGTGGAGACCAGGTCCGTCAGCCCGGTGTTCGTCGGCCGCACCGATGAACTGGGCGTACTGAAAGAAGCGCTCGCCCGCGCCACGGGAACCCCGCTCGAAGGAGCCGGGGGCCCCGGCCCGGGCGAGCCCCAGGCGTTGCTGCTCGGCGGCGAGGCGGGGGTCGGCAAGACCCGCCTCGTCGAGGAGTTCACCGCGGCCGCCGAAGCACGGGGCGCCGTCGTCGCGGTCGGCGGCTGCGTCGAGATCGGCGCCGACGGACTGCCGTTCGCCCCCTTCTCCACCGCCCTGCGCGCCCTGCGCCGCCTGCTCCCCGACGAGTTGGCCGCCGCGGCCGAGGGCCAGGAGGAGGAGCTCGCCGGACTCCTGCCCGAACTGGCGGCCCCCGCCCCGCACGGGCACGCCCACGGCGGCCGCTCCGACGAAGGCACCGCCCGCCTCTTCGAACTCACCGCACGCCTCCTGGAACGCCTCTCCCGCGACCGCACCGTCGTCGTCGCCCTGGAGGACCTGCACTGGGCCGACGCCTCGACCCGCCACCTCCTCGCCTATCTCTTCCGCACCCTGCGCGGCGGCCGCCTCGTCCTCCTCGCCACCTACCGCGCCGACGACATCCACCGCCGCCACCCCCTGCGCCCCCTCCTCGCCGAACTCGACCGGCTGCGCACCGTGCGCCGCGTCGAACTGGGCCGCCTCAGCAAGGACGAGGTCGCCCGTCAGATGGCCGGGATCCTCGCCGCCGAACCCGAACCGTCCCTGGTGGACGACGTGTTCGACCGCTCCGACGGCAACGCGTTCTTCGTCGAGGAGCTCGCCGTCGCCTCCCACGGCGGCAGCTGCGCCGGCCTGACGGACTCCCTGCGCGATCTGCTCCTCGTCCGCGTGGAGGCGCTGCCCGAGGACACCCAGCGGGTGGCGCGGATCGTCGCCGAGGGCGGCTCCACCGTCGAGTACGAGCTGCTCGCCGAGGTCGCCGGGCTCGGCGAGGACGACCTGATCGAGGCGCTGCGGGCCGCGGTCGGCGCCAACATCCTGCTCGCCTCGCCGGACGGCGACGGCTACCGCTTCCGGCACTCCCTGGTCCGCGAGGCCGTCAGCGACGACCTGCTGCCCGGCGAACGCTCCCGCATCAACCGCCGCTTCGCCGAAGCCCTTGAGGCCGACCCCTCGCTCGTCGCCGCCGACCAGCGCGCCGCCCGCCTCGCCGCCTACTGGTACCACGCGCACGACGCGGCCAAGGCGCTGCCCGCCGTCCTCGGCGCCTCCGTCGAAGCCCGCCACCGGCACGCCTACAGCGAGCAACTCCGCCTCCTGGAACGCGCGATGGAGCTGTGGGACGACGCCCCGGACGCCGTCCGCGGCGAACTCCGCCCCGCCGACTACGTCGAGGGCTATCCCCCCTGCGGCTGCGACCCCGCCACCACCCCCCTGGACTACCTGGACCTGATGGCCGAGGCCACGGTCGCGGGCCGCCTCTGCGGCGAACGCGAGCGCGCCCTGAAGATCACCAAGCGCGCCCTGCGCCTCCTCGACGAGGGCAAGGACCCCCACCGCGCCGCCTGGTTCTGGATATCCCGCTCCCGCCTCGTCTCCACCCTGGGCCGCAGCGACGGCTGGGACGAGATCGCCAAGGCCGAGGAGCTGATGCGCGGCCTGCCGCCCTCCGAGGTGCACGCCGAAGTCCTGGTCCACCGGGCCTCCTGGGGCATGCTCCACGACCCGGGGCCCGAGACCCTGGCCGCCGCCGAACGCGCCGTCGAGTACGCCCGCATGGTCAAGGCCGACGTCATCGAGCTCAACGCCCGCCTCACCCGCGGCGCCCTCCTCGTCGAGGCCGGCGACCCCGAGGCGGGCCTCGCCGAGATGTACGAGATCAGGGACCGCGTCGTACGCGACGGTCTGGTCACCAACCTGAGCCGCGTCCACATCAACCTGCCCTCCTCCCTCGAAGGCGTCGGCCGCTCCGCCGAATCCGTGCGCGTCGGCATGGAGGGCATCGAGTTCTGCCGCAAGTACGGCCTGGTCGACACCGAGGGCTGGGTCTGGGCCAACGTCGCCGAGTCCCTCATCTCCCTCGGCCGCTGGGACGAGGCGGCCGACGCCGTCGCCCACACCCAACGCTGCGTCCAGAGTTCAAAACCCCGCGTCTCGGCCGCCGAACGCCTGGCCCGCATGGCCCTCCACCGCGGTGAGTACGCCGCCGCCACCCGGCACATGCTGACCGCCCACCACCACCTCGGCACCCACGACCCCCAGCCCCAGTACCTCCTCGTCCTGCTGCGCATCGCCCTGGGCGTCGCCGCCGGAGAGGGCCGCATCCTCGACGGCCGCGCCGAGCTCGAACGCGGCCTCGTCAACGGCCTCCCCTTCGGCACCTACAAGTACGGCTGGCCCCTCCTGCTCGCCGCCGCCCGGATGGAGGCCGACGCCCGCGGCCTGCCCGCCGCCGAGCCCGGCCGCCCCGCCGCCCTCGCCCGGATCCGCGGCGCCACCAAGTCCCTCGCCACCCCCATCCCGCTCTGGCGGGCCTACGACGAATGGACCCGCGCCGAACTCCTGCGCTCCGAGGGCCGCGACACCCCCGCCGACTGGTCCACCGTGGTCACCGCACTCGAACCCCTCGACCGCCCCTACGACCTCGCCCGCGCCCGCCTGCGCCTGGCCGAGTCCGTCCTCGGCCCGGACACCACCGACCGCGAGCGCGCGGCCGGCCTGCTGCGCCAGGCGGCGGATGTGGCGGACCGGCTCGGCGCCCGGCCGCTCTCCGACGCGATCACCGGACTCGCCCAGCGCGCCCGCCTCACCCTGAACCCCGCCGAGGCGACCCGTGCCCCCGACGTCCCGGCCGACCCGGCCGAGGCGCTGGGGCTGACCAGCCGGGAGCGGGACGTCCTGCGGCTCGTCGCGGTGGGCCGCAGCAACCGGCAGATCGCCGAGGAGCTCTTCATCTCCCCGAAGACGGCGAGCGTCCACGTCTCCAACATCCTCGCCAAGCTGTCCGTCACCGGCCGTGGCGAGGCCGCCGCGCTCGCCCACCGCCTGCGACTGTTCCCGTCGGCACTGCGCTGA
- a CDS encoding DUF6191 domain-containing protein, protein MFNAIEALFAPGRKHTDDERKRLELTRVDLADGDPGRGPIDLTSGKVVVRPPVPSPRADATPDSDASSQDPDEPGS, encoded by the coding sequence GTGTTCAACGCGATCGAGGCCCTGTTCGCGCCGGGCCGTAAGCACACGGACGACGAGCGCAAGCGCCTGGAACTCACCCGTGTCGACCTCGCCGACGGCGACCCGGGGCGCGGACCGATAGACCTGACCTCGGGCAAGGTGGTCGTACGCCCACCCGTGCCGTCGCCGCGCGCGGACGCGACTCCGGACTCGGACGCATCGTCCCAGGACCCCGACGAGCCCGGCAGCTGA